TTGGCGTTGGTGACAACGTCCGGAATTCATCACCGCAATCAGTTACCGTTTGATATGGGCGATGTCGATGGCGACCCGAGCTATCGGGTTCTTAACGGGGAGGAGTTATTTTATGACTTCCAGATCACACACGACTATTACGATCATACGGACGCTGAAAAAGACCCGAACATTATTTTCCCCCTCGATCGCCTGCGCGAACTCGTCAGTGAAGGGGTGCTCGGCCGTCTTGCACAGACCCATTATGCCTTCATGGGACATATCGACGGTCGACATATCGCTAC
Above is a genomic segment from Geopsychrobacter electrodiphilus DSM 16401 containing:
- a CDS encoding glycine/sarcosine/betaine reductase selenoprotein B family protein translates to MARLKNRFLARLTTRFPALAQRFIAAYQPQETEGAIPWVQPAVSLRQAKLALVTTSGIHHRNQLPFDMGDVDGDPSYRVLNGEELFYDFQITHDYYDHTDAEKDPNIIFPLDRLRELVSEGVLGRLAQTHYAFMGHIDGRHIATLLDKTAREVAERLKADEVDLVLLTPA